One Nitrospira sp. DNA window includes the following coding sequences:
- a CDS encoding HIT family protein: MNDPACKACNGNWPAPDHFIADCGLTRAYLHEDQFFPGWTVLVLKRHAVELFHLSRDERSTLIEEVSAAAEVLAGECRAVKINYELLGNQLPHIHWHVIPRLPQDPAPLEPVWKVPHAPAKLGPDALASMIERLRKVWPTHMSHRQQSP; encoded by the coding sequence ATGAATGATCCCGCCTGCAAAGCCTGTAACGGCAACTGGCCCGCTCCGGACCATTTCATCGCCGACTGCGGACTCACGAGAGCCTATCTCCACGAGGATCAATTCTTCCCCGGTTGGACGGTGTTGGTGCTGAAACGCCATGCCGTCGAACTCTTTCACCTCTCGCGCGACGAACGCAGCACCCTCATCGAAGAAGTCTCCGCAGCGGCGGAAGTCCTCGCAGGAGAGTGCCGCGCGGTGAAGATCAACTACGAATTGCTCGGCAATCAGCTCCCCCATATCCATTGGCACGTGATTCCGCGCCTTCCTCAAGACCCGGCACCGCTCGAACCGGTGTGGAAGGTCCCCCATGCACCGGCCAAGCTCGGGCCCGACGCGCTTGCGTCCATGATCGAACGGCTCCGGAAAGTCTGGCCGACCCACATGAGCCACCGGCAACAGAGCCCCTGA